A section of the Serratia liquefaciens ATCC 27592 genome encodes:
- a CDS encoding DUF2975 domain-containing protein produces the protein MGAAPRIHLPLYVRCLCLLIMTMLIVSTGVEMFMIVQGWVQGEAFNSIVASYRDYYPELNAYAVPQQRWALVATLLLDMFAYVPYYSALLCGAGLFYQFYRGNVWHRNNMLLLQIIGILLIVDVLFPSLAGMLQVMIQTANEKMLLIIYYGINSESVRSLIVGCAILVFSRVFLEALRLNEEQLSFV, from the coding sequence ATGGGCGCTGCGCCACGGATCCACCTTCCGCTTTATGTACGTTGCTTGTGTTTGTTGATCATGACGATGCTGATTGTCAGCACCGGCGTGGAGATGTTTATGATTGTCCAGGGTTGGGTGCAGGGCGAGGCGTTCAACAGTATCGTGGCGTCCTACCGTGACTATTACCCAGAACTGAACGCCTATGCCGTTCCGCAGCAACGCTGGGCTTTAGTGGCCACCCTGTTGTTGGACATGTTCGCCTACGTGCCTTATTACAGCGCATTACTGTGCGGCGCCGGGCTGTTTTACCAGTTCTATCGCGGCAACGTTTGGCACCGCAACAATATGCTGCTGTTACAGATCATCGGTATCCTGCTGATTGTCGATGTGCTTTTCCCCTCGCTGGCCGGGATGTTGCAGGTGATGATACAGACGGCCAATGAAAAAATGCTGCTAATAATTTATTATGGTATCAACAGCGAATCGGTACGCTCGCTGATCGTAGGCTGCGCAATCCTGGTGTTTAGCCGGGTGTTCCTGGAAGCGTTGCGGCTGAATGAAGAACAGCTTTCTTTCGTGTGA
- a CDS encoding helix-turn-helix domain-containing protein: MAIIVSLDVMLAKRKMRSKELAEQVGITEQNLSLLKNGKVKGVRLETLDKICRILDCQPGDLLAWQPDNQD, from the coding sequence GTGGCGATAATAGTAAGTCTTGATGTCATGTTGGCCAAAAGGAAGATGCGTTCGAAGGAACTGGCGGAACAGGTGGGGATCACCGAACAAAACCTGTCCCTGCTGAAGAACGGCAAGGTGAAGGGCGTGAGGCTGGAGACGTTAGACAAAATCTGCCGGATCCTCGACTGCCAGCCTGGCGATCTCCTGGCCTGGCAACCGGATAACCAAGACTAG
- a CDS encoding type 2 periplasmic-binding domain-containing protein, translating into MRQRRDRPGVAPQLAVGPLPAQRELVPVLSQIRLLPSEIHAVWPYSRYLPAKTRAAIDILLAQMPSQLPGN; encoded by the coding sequence ATGCGACAGCGCCGTGACCGGCCTGGTGTGGCTCCCCAACTGGCTGTCGGCCCGTTACCTGCGCAGCGGGAACTGGTGCCTGTACTCAGCCAAATTCGCCTGCTGCCCAGTGAAATCCACGCCGTCTGGCCTTACAGCCGTTATTTACCGGCCAAAACGCGGGCGGCGATCGACATCCTGCTGGCGCAGATGCCAAGCCAGTTGCCAGGGAACTAA
- the dcuR gene encoding two-component system response regulator DcuR: protein MINVLIIDDDPMVAELNKYYLSQVSGFHCQATVATLAQARELLADTDLSIDLVLLDIYMQQENGLDLLPGLRELGEKTDVIIISSASDVDTVQRALHYGVVDYLIKPFQFGRFKEALSNYQQQSQILAQREFSQADVDSLLRRQPNSSEGKKLPKGLTSITLSTVCEWIEQQHDGEFSTDNLANAIGISRVSCRKYLIYLAESGILGTRILYGTTGRPVYLYQLKPDAVAMLKEYCR, encoded by the coding sequence ATGATTAACGTATTGATTATTGATGACGACCCGATGGTAGCGGAGTTGAACAAATACTACCTCAGCCAGGTAAGCGGCTTTCACTGTCAGGCCACCGTCGCTACGCTGGCGCAGGCACGCGAGTTGCTGGCCGATACCGATCTCAGTATCGATCTGGTCCTGCTGGATATCTATATGCAACAGGAGAATGGCCTGGATCTGCTGCCTGGCCTGCGCGAACTGGGTGAAAAAACTGACGTCATTATCATTTCCTCCGCCAGCGACGTGGACACGGTGCAACGCGCCTTGCACTACGGCGTGGTGGATTATCTGATTAAACCCTTCCAGTTCGGCCGTTTCAAAGAGGCGCTGAGTAACTACCAGCAGCAGTCGCAGATCCTGGCACAGCGCGAATTCTCACAGGCCGATGTCGACAGCCTGCTGCGGCGTCAGCCCAACAGCAGCGAAGGCAAGAAACTGCCGAAAGGGTTAACCAGCATTACGCTAAGTACGGTATGCGAATGGATCGAACAGCAGCACGATGGGGAGTTTTCGACCGACAACCTGGCCAACGCTATCGGCATTTCGCGCGTATCCTGCCGTAAATACCTTATCTATCTGGCGGAAAGTGGCATTCTGGGTACCCGCATCCTGTACGGCACCACCGGCAGACCGGTCTATCTTTACCAGTTAAAGCCGGACGCGGTCGCCATGCTGAAAGAGTATTGCCGCTAG
- a CDS encoding sensor histidine kinase, which yields MPKQRIPLKLSTTLTLMVSAIIASVLLVVYALFFVQMSHEGQDQQRQKAMAIAETVALSGNVVDGLQREDHSGAIQRFAEQVRYQNELLFVTVVDMKGIRYSHPKPWLIGKHFIGDDLEPALHGKTNSAINRGALAPSLRVFAPVYDSERRQIGVVALGIALDTVHRVVAESRWIIYLTLAFAALVGTLGIFFLVKALKRIMLGFEPYEISNLFEQRNAMLQSIKEGVIAVDNQSRITIVNDEAKRLLRQSGPFENLLLESASKYWPAQLHLAEVLASGKPLRDQQISFNGSELLTNTVPVIVKGQVIGAIATFRDKTEISQLVQRLSGMAHYADALRVQSHEFMNKLHVILGMLHMKAYQQLENYIINTASNYQEEIGALLRKIQSPEVAGFFIGKISRAHEAGIELTIDETSLLPETDDAETTHVLISVLGNLIENAIDAIDGVEGHEINLSFHHNENHLHCIISDDGPGIDPALGARIFEQGVSTKGPGRGIGLALIRSSLEKLGGSIDFESEPGVLTQFFVHIPYQAKG from the coding sequence ATGCCCAAACAACGGATACCGCTGAAACTCAGCACCACCCTTACGCTGATGGTGTCTGCCATTATTGCTTCGGTGCTGCTGGTGGTGTACGCGCTGTTTTTTGTGCAGATGAGTCACGAGGGGCAAGATCAGCAGCGCCAAAAGGCGATGGCAATTGCCGAAACGGTGGCGCTTTCCGGTAACGTCGTTGACGGCCTGCAGCGGGAAGATCACAGTGGCGCGATCCAGCGCTTCGCCGAGCAGGTGCGATATCAAAACGAGCTGCTGTTCGTCACCGTGGTGGACATGAAAGGCATCCGCTACTCGCACCCTAAACCCTGGCTGATCGGCAAGCATTTTATCGGCGACGATTTAGAACCGGCCCTGCACGGGAAAACCAACAGCGCCATCAACCGTGGCGCGTTGGCGCCTTCACTGCGCGTCTTTGCACCGGTCTACGACAGCGAGCGCCGACAGATAGGGGTAGTGGCGCTGGGCATCGCTCTCGATACCGTCCACCGGGTGGTGGCAGAAAGCCGCTGGATTATCTATTTAACCCTCGCGTTCGCCGCGCTGGTCGGCACGCTGGGTATCTTCTTCCTGGTGAAAGCGCTTAAGCGCATCATGCTCGGTTTTGAACCCTACGAAATCTCTAACCTGTTTGAACAGCGCAACGCCATGCTGCAGTCGATTAAAGAAGGCGTCATCGCGGTCGATAACCAGTCACGTATCACCATTGTTAACGACGAGGCGAAACGCCTGCTGCGCCAAAGTGGCCCCTTCGAAAATCTGCTGCTGGAGTCCGCCAGTAAGTACTGGCCGGCCCAACTGCATCTGGCGGAAGTTTTGGCCAGCGGCAAACCGTTACGCGACCAGCAGATCAGTTTTAACGGCAGCGAGCTTTTGACCAATACCGTGCCGGTGATCGTCAAGGGCCAGGTGATTGGCGCCATCGCCACCTTCCGCGATAAAACCGAAATCAGCCAGTTGGTGCAGCGCCTGAGCGGTATGGCCCACTACGCCGACGCATTGCGCGTACAGTCGCACGAGTTTATGAACAAACTGCACGTGATCCTCGGCATGCTGCATATGAAGGCTTACCAGCAGTTGGAAAACTACATCATCAACACTGCCAGTAACTACCAGGAAGAGATCGGCGCGCTGCTACGAAAAATACAGTCGCCAGAGGTCGCCGGCTTCTTTATCGGCAAAATCAGCCGCGCGCATGAGGCCGGCATTGAGCTGACCATCGATGAGACCAGCCTGCTGCCGGAAACCGACGACGCGGAAACCACCCATGTGCTGATCAGCGTGCTGGGCAACCTGATTGAAAACGCCATTGACGCCATCGACGGCGTTGAGGGACACGAGATCAACCTGAGCTTTCATCACAATGAGAATCACTTACACTGTATAATCAGCGACGACGGCCCCGGCATCGATCCGGCTCTCGGCGCCCGTATCTTTGAGCAGGGTGTGTCCACCAAAGGGCCGGGACGCGGTATCGGCCTGGCGTTGATCCGCAGCAGCCTGGAAAAACTGGGCGGCAGCATTGATTTTGAATCTGAACCGGGTGTACTGACCCAGTTCTTTGTCCATATTCCCTATCAGGCCAAGGGCTGA
- a CDS encoding class I fructose-bisphosphate aldolase produces the protein MQLSSKVRMNRLFNNGKCLDVAIDHGIANEPDFLIGLEDIERVMNSLIVARPDAIQVNYGQADLLQCSTQRDKPALVMRTDVGNAYNAARHREMWAVLHNPEAPILAALQMDAAAVVVNLYLIPDEPGIFRQCVENIGRLRHACDRYGMPLMVEPLVMAPAGQGSAYGSLGDVEKMVPLVRLARELGADIIKADPTERVEDFHRIVEAARCPTLVRGGGKGELGAVLEKSAALMAQGASGMVYGRNVYQHDNPSKVVRALMAIIHQGASGQQGLEIYHQP, from the coding sequence ATGCAGCTCAGCAGTAAGGTACGGATGAACCGGCTATTCAATAACGGCAAGTGCCTCGACGTGGCGATTGATCACGGCATTGCCAATGAACCGGATTTTTTAATCGGTCTGGAAGATATTGAACGGGTCATGAATAGCCTGATCGTCGCCCGCCCCGACGCCATTCAGGTGAACTACGGCCAGGCGGATTTGCTGCAATGCTCGACGCAACGCGATAAACCGGCCCTGGTGATGCGTACTGACGTCGGCAACGCTTATAACGCTGCGCGTCACCGTGAAATGTGGGCGGTGTTGCATAATCCGGAAGCGCCGATCCTCGCCGCGCTGCAGATGGATGCCGCGGCCGTGGTGGTGAATCTGTACCTGATCCCCGATGAACCGGGCATTTTCCGCCAGTGCGTGGAAAACATCGGCCGCCTGCGCCATGCCTGCGATCGCTATGGCATGCCGCTGATGGTCGAACCGCTGGTTATGGCGCCGGCCGGTCAAGGGTCGGCTTACGGCTCATTGGGCGACGTCGAAAAAATGGTGCCGCTGGTGCGCTTGGCGCGTGAGCTGGGCGCCGACATCATCAAAGCCGACCCTACCGAACGGGTGGAAGATTTCCACCGCATTGTTGAAGCGGCGCGTTGCCCAACGCTGGTCCGCGGCGGCGGTAAAGGTGAACTGGGCGCGGTGCTGGAGAAATCTGCGGCGCTGATGGCACAGGGTGCGTCCGGCATGGTGTACGGCCGCAATGTGTATCAACACGATAATCCGTCAAAAGTGGTGCGCGCGCTGATGGCGATCATCCATCAGGGGGCCAGCGGCCAACAAGGGCTGGAAATCTATCATCAACCCTGA
- a CDS encoding sugar ABC transporter substrate-binding protein yields MKLKKLIVTSVLMCMLPASVLAKDIKIGVSMAYFDDNFLTILRQSMQSKMKQDGNVSGQFEDAKGDIAQQIQQIENFVSQGVDAIILNPVDTQGVKPMIKLAESAKIPLVFVNRRPEVTLPAGMAYVGSDSKLAGKLQMEELAKLMNGKGNVMILMGELSNEATRDRTRGVEEVAAKYPGIKILDKQTAKWGRKEAVDITTDWVLTGQQIDAIASNNDEMAIGAILALKQAKKSGVLVAGVDGTPDALEFIKKGDLALSVFQDAKGQGEGAVQTAIQLVKGEKVESNVLIPYQLITKANYQEFADKNRK; encoded by the coding sequence ATGAAGCTGAAGAAACTGATCGTTACCTCGGTATTGATGTGCATGCTGCCGGCCAGCGTATTGGCAAAAGACATCAAAATCGGCGTTTCAATGGCTTATTTCGATGACAATTTCCTCACCATCCTACGCCAGTCCATGCAGAGCAAAATGAAACAGGACGGCAACGTCAGCGGTCAATTTGAAGATGCCAAAGGGGACATCGCCCAGCAGATCCAACAGATTGAGAACTTCGTCAGCCAGGGCGTCGACGCCATTATCCTCAACCCGGTCGATACCCAGGGCGTGAAGCCGATGATCAAACTGGCGGAAAGCGCCAAGATCCCGCTGGTGTTCGTTAACCGCCGTCCGGAAGTGACGCTGCCTGCGGGCATGGCCTACGTAGGCTCAGATTCCAAACTGGCCGGTAAGCTGCAGATGGAAGAGTTGGCCAAGCTGATGAACGGCAAGGGCAACGTGATGATCCTGATGGGCGAACTGTCCAATGAAGCGACCCGCGACCGCACCCGCGGCGTGGAAGAGGTGGCGGCCAAGTATCCCGGCATCAAAATTCTCGACAAGCAAACCGCCAAGTGGGGCCGTAAAGAAGCCGTCGACATTACCACCGACTGGGTGCTGACCGGTCAGCAGATTGATGCCATCGCCTCCAACAATGACGAAATGGCCATTGGTGCGATCCTGGCGCTGAAACAGGCGAAGAAGAGCGGCGTGCTGGTAGCTGGCGTGGATGGGACTCCGGACGCGCTGGAATTCATCAAGAAGGGCGATCTGGCATTGAGCGTATTCCAGGATGCTAAAGGCCAGGGCGAAGGCGCGGTGCAAACTGCCATTCAGCTGGTTAAAGGCGAGAAGGTGGAAAGCAACGTCCTGATCCCTTATCAGCTGATCACCAAGGCCAATTATCAGGAATTTGCCGACAAGAACAGAAAATAA